The window TACAGATGTGCAAGATGAAGGCCTTTAGGGAGCTGTGCCCCGACAGCGCCCCCCTGCCCCGCCTGGTGACCGAGGCGCTGCGGGTATGGGTACTCACCCCGGGGACGAGGAGGGCACGTGCCTGAGCCTAGTGACCCTCCCTGCTCACCGCCTCTTTGCCCGCAGACCGGCACCGTCGAATGGTTCCACCTGAAGCAGCAGCACCATCAGCCCATGGTGCAGGTGAGGGGGCTCGGGCAGGGCGGCGGGGTGGGGTGCTCGCCCCTTGCAGCCCTGCTCAGCGCGCCTCTGTCCCTGCCAGGGCATGCTGCAGGCAGGCAAGGCCTTGCTGAGCCTGGTGCAGGACATCGTTGGCGACCTACACCAGTGCCAGCGCACATGGAACAAGATCTTCCAGAAGTGAGCGGGTGGCTGGGTTGGGAGGTAGTGCGGCAGGGGCTCAGAAGAGGGACCAGAAGGACCCCTGTGTGTGCCACCAGGTCACACCTGTCGCCTTCCTTTCAGTGCCCTCAAGGTCAACCTCTTCTCCGTGGCTTTCCTGGAGCTTCAGTGGCTGGTGAGTCTCGCCCCGCGTCTCCGGGCCGTGCCCTCGACCCTGGCTCTGGAGCCCCGTCCCCACGCCTTCCCTTCGCAGGTGGCCAAGCGGGTACAGGACCACACGGCGGCGGTGGCGGGCAGCGCCATGTCCCCGGAGGTGGGCGAGAGTCTATTCCAGCTCTATGTCAGCCTCAAAGAGCTCTGCCAGCTGGCCCCAGTCCCCGCAGAGAGGTGGGCAGTGGCGGGTCAgcacaagagagagaggagggctggggagaggctcCCAGGCTGAGCCCCGGCCCTCCCCAGGGACGGAGTCCTGGCCCTGGATGGCTTTCACCGCTGGTTCCAGCCCGCCGTCCCCTCCTGGCTGCAGAAGACGTACAGTGTGGCCCTGGCGCGGGTGCAGCGCGCTGTGCAGATGGatgaggtgggggcggggcccgaGACCAGGGACGGGGTCCCGGCTTTGGGGGTGGGGCTCGGGGCTCTGCTTGTACCTCCAGGATGTGCAGAAGCTGGTAACCGGCTCTTGAAGCCAGTTGTGCAAAACACCGCCTCCTGATATCCTTGGTGTAGAGCGTGGCTTTCCTTCACAGACTGATCTGTGCAGCCggggggtccctgggtggggagcCTCGCTCGCACCCCTGGTagtccgcccccaccccccccccggccccgccccgtcCTGCGTGCTTgcggaaggaaggagggagggaggagcaggaatCTGGCAAGGCCTGAGCCCTCCTTTCTGcaccctctcccatcccccagttGGTGCCCCTGGGCGAACTGACCAAGCACAGCACATCAGCCGTGGATCTGTCCACCTGTTTCGCCCAGATCAGCCATACTGCCCGGCAGCTGGACTGGCCCGACCCGGAGGAGGCCTTCATGATCACCGTCAAGTTTGTGGAGGTGCGGCGTCTTCGTGGGTCCTTCCCCTCCTTTCTAGGACAGCCCCTtttcactcaccctctctctccccagctcctcctGCCCCGGCAGCCTCCGAAGGCCTGTGTCTTAAGTCCCCAAGTCCCCGAGATTTCCGTGCCTCTCCACCTTGACCCCCTCGTGGGCTCCCCCCCGCGTTgatcctcctctccccaccccaggatACCTGTCGGCTGGCCCTGGTGTACTGCAGCCTCATAAAGACCCGGGCCCGGGAGCTCTCCGCAGGCCAGAAGGACCAGGGCCAGGCGGCCAACATGGTAAGGGCCGGACCTGGGTGTCGGGGACCGGGGCGGGGGTAGGGGCTGCCGGTCCCGGCACAACCCCGGAAGCTCTGGCTCCTGCGCCCGTGCCTGCCCTCAGCTGTGCGTGGTGGTGAACGACATGGAGCAGCTGCGGCTGGTGATCGGCAAGCTGCCCACCCAGCTGGCATGGGAGGCGCTGGAACAGCGGGTAGGGGCTGTGCTGGAGCAGGGGCAGCTGCAGAACACGCTGCATGCCCAGCTGCAGGGCGCGCTGGCCGGGCTGGGCCACGAGATCCGCACTGGCGTCCGCACCCTGGCCGAGCAGGTACCTTGTCTGACCCGcagggcccccccccctccccgccccgcccccccccggaCTTGGGCTGACGTCCGGCCCCTACCCCTTCCCGAACCTAAACCCGGGCTCCAAGGGGCCTGGCCCCGTCCTCCCCGCACTCACGCCCCGGTCTCCCTCCTGCTTTGTGTCCGCAGCTGGAGGTGGGCATTGCCAAGCACATCCAGAAGCTTGTGACTGTCAAGGAGTCTGTCCTGCCTGAGGATGTGAGTGGCCCTCCCTGCTCAGCTTTGCCAAGGGGGCTTAGGGTGGCAGGGAGCTGAAGTCGGTGGGATGTCAGCGATGAGTCCCCCAGACTTGGGCCAGAAGTGTTCCCCCCTGGACCTCGGTTTCCTCCTTGGATGCTAAGGGGGCAGGGTTGGGTCATTCCACGGACTCCCCCAGCATCGGTGTGGGGGCTGCAGTCGGGGAGAGCTTGGACTTTGCAGCCAGACAGATCTGGGCGTGCATCCTTCTCAGCTCCTGTCTGCACGAGCCAGCTGCTTCGAGCATCCTCACCTGTCAGGGGGCACCGTGATGCGTACCTTTGGTTGTTCGGGAGACGCTGACTCATTAAGTCGTCAACTATTGAAGCACTCACTCTGTCCCAGGCACTGATTTAGGCACTGGGATATATATCAATGAACAAAAATTACGAAAAGTCCGCCCTTCccagagcttacattctggtaGGGGAGGTGGCAGAGCCAAGTACATGTATGTAACTAGAAccatatgtacgtgtgtgtgtgcgtgcacacacatggcATGTTAGATAATAAGTGCTAGAGaaaatggagatatttttatttattttaacgtttatttatttttgagacagagagagacacagcatgaacgggggaggggcagagagagagggagacacagaatcggaagcaggctccgggctccgagccggcagcccagagcccgacgcggggctcgaactcacggaccgcgagatcgtgacctgagccgaagtcggacgcttaaccgactgcgccacccaggcgccccgaaaatggagatatttttagACAGTGGCTGGAGAAAGCCTTCCTCAAGGGTGACAGCTGAGCCCAGACCTaaaggaagccagagaaggaGCCATGAGGATTTCCAGGGGAGGGAACGGCAAAGGCCAGGGCCCCGAGCCAGGACCGCGCGtacaggaggccagtgtggctggagccgGCTGTGGGCAGGGGTCAGGTCCTGCAGGCGTCCCAAAGCAAGGGCACAAAAGCTCCCGGTCCTGTTTGCCCTTCCGAGTCAGGGCATGGGAATGGGCCAGAACCAGACGTGccgcccacccctctccccaggccATTCTGCCCCTGATGAAGTTTCTGGAAGTGAAGCTCTGCTACATGAACGCCAACTTGGTGCAGGAGAACTTCAACAGGTCTGCGGCAGCCTCCCGCCCCGCGGCGCCCCACCGCCTCCCACCAGCCCCTCTTTCCCGGCCTCAGCATCCATTCTCAGGGGAGGATGCAACCAGCCTCTGCTTCAAGGCTCACCTCCAGGGACAGGGGGCTCACTTCCTCACACACTTGCCCATTTCCCTTTAGGCTGAGCAGAAAGCTGCCTTCTCCTTTAGCCGTGGGCTGTCTGTGGGCCTTGCTGGCTCATCTCCCCTCCTAACGTTGCAGGCAATGGGTATTCTCCCATGATTCAGGGGAACTTCTAGTTAGGgtgcctttaaaaacattttttttaatgtttatttatttttgagagagggagagagagacagacagacagacagacagaatgtgagcaggggaggggccgagtgagagggagacatagtatccaaagcaggctccaggctctccacacagagcctgatgtggggcttgaacccacgagtggtgagatcagatcatgacctaagccgaaatcgggcacttaaccgactgagcctcccaggtgcccctagttaggGTCTCTCTTCGAGCAGGGGCCTGGGCAGCATGGCTAGAAGTCAAGGGTGTGGGCCCCAGCCCACCTGAATTCAGACTCTAGCTTTGCTGTTGCTCGGTGGGCGGAGTGCACAGATTACTCAAGTTTTCCGTGCAGATGATCATAGTTCTGGCCTTTAATGAGGACCAAGTGAGTCACGTGGGGTGTCGAATGTAGCGCCTGTGCAAAGGAAGTGGTTGGCGCGCTGCAGACCGATGGCCGTGGGTCCTCCCCATGGGATCCGGGCTCTGAGGCTGCTGCCCTGCTCCCCGCGTACCACTCCTGGTGCAGCGGCCCCCGGGAAGCCCGCCTTCTTCATTTCTCAGGCCACAACATGCCATCTGTTCAGCTGAAACAGAGTTAAATCCCCACTCCAGGGATTTCACTCACTGCTGTCTCAACAGCCATTAGAACATTGTCTGGGGGCATAATAAGCACCCAAATATGTTGACTACATTAACTACCTTAGTATGACCTTCCCCGTTCTTAATTAcacaaccctttttttttttttttttttgtacttaacTGCCTGAATCTACTTTGGCGTGTCAAAATTCAGTTCTTTCAGGTAGTTAGTAGGACTGTGGCTTGgttgctatttttttctcctgacaGTTTATCCATCCTTATCCATGCTGGAATCCTCTTCATTCTGGCCACTCCTCTACTGAATCCTGATTCTGTCACTGGGGgaccagcctcccctccccaccttgtttGTTGGGGTTTGATAATCCTACTGAGCAGCCTTCTCTGCTAGGTTATGAGACACATTGGTTGGGACTGGCCCCgcccacctgcccccccaccccttgtcctccctgccccactcctgtCTGTGGCTCCAGCCCTACCTGAGAAGCAGGTAgaagtggagggtgggggtggggaggagctgggggtgggtCTGGGTCCCTTTCTCAAGAgtgtctctgctccctccccttccacccTCCTATCCTGTGACTGATGTCCCTCTGCACCTCACCCCAGCCTTCTGACCCTGCTCTGGACCCACACCCTCACCGTCCTGGTGGAAGTGGCCGCCTCCCAGCGGAGCTGCCCCCTGGCCTCTAGCAGGCTGAAGATTGCACTTCAGGTAATAATAGCAGTGACCACAAATAATCCTGGTGGGAGGCTGCCTGGGGTCACCTCTGATGTCTCACCCCCTAGAATCTGGAGGTCTGCTTCTACGCAGAGGGCTGTGGCCTGCCACCTGAGGCCCTGCACACAGCCACCTTCCAGGTAGGGGTCTTCTGGTGAGctggttgggtggggggggggggacacctgcCTTTCTGTGCTCACCTGTGTCATCACGGATGGGGCCCAGCAcgaaaagaaaatgtgagcccCCTTTTCagaaattattgaaaatttaaagGCAGCCACAGCAGAGCTTTGGTGTTTTAAACCAAGCATCAGGTTTTTTAAGCATGGTGAGGGGGTGGCTGTGCCACTGCAGGGGGAGCACGCCTGTGAAGCCCACCCTGTCTGTCCTGAGGGTGCATTCTGCGGTCGAAGGTTCTGGAACGCCCAGTGCTTTCCATATCAAACTGACATCCCCTCTTGGCGGCAAGTTCCCAAAGGGCAGCCCTGGGCTGTGGTTGAGTGTGACAGTTCAGGTGACTTCTCAGCTGTGCCCCGTTCCCAGGCTCTGCAGAAAGACCTGGAGCTGCAGGCCGCTTCTAGCAGGGAGCTCATCCAGAAGTACTTCTGCAGCCGGATCCAGCAGCAGGTGAGGCTCTTTTCCTCCCTTGCGCTCCCTGTGTCCCTGGAGCCCCGCCTCCACTCTGCCCCAGCCGACACTGCCCATGCGCCCCACCCTTATTAGGCAGAAGCGGCTTCTGAGGAGTTAGGGGCGGTCACAGTCAAAGTCTCCTACCGCGCCTCTGAGCAGAAGCTGCGTGTGGAGCTGCTCAGCGCCTCCAGCCTGCTGCCCCTGGACTCCAATGGTGAGTGCAGGCTGTCCACTGGCCGCTCCCGAGTCTTTGCTCAGGCCCCCTTCCCCCGCGTCTCTGGCAGTTTGCTCCCGAGCGGGAGCACTGCGTGCAGTTTCTGCAGATCGCCAGGAGGGGGCGATGCCGCCGAACGGGGCACGGCTGCCGGGGCCTGGACGAGGCGGGGAGCTGGGATATCCTTGGCAACGTGGCCTCCCCAGGTGACCTCCTCACTTGTCAGGCTCCAGCGACCCCTTTGTCCAACTGACCTTGGAGCCCAGGCACGAGTTCCCTGAGCTGGCCCCCCGGGAGACCCAAAAGCACAAGAAGGACCTTCACCCCCTGTTTGATGAGACCTTTGAATTGTGAGTGGGTCCCTGTACCTGCCACCCTTCCCCAGCCCCGGACCTCCCTCGGGCCTGCTCCTCCCACCTGAGGCCGACGGGCTCCCCTGAGATGACCGCATTTGGGTcccagggaggggcacctggcacAGGGGTTTGCTGGGACCCCGGGAGGAGGAGCAGGACTGGAGGGGAAGACCCCCACCTGTTGGGCTGAGAGGCTTTCGCTTCCAGGGAAGGTCTGGGGACATAGGCCCTTGCTTTGAAGTATCAGCCCACAGAGGAGGAGTCAGGACATAACTAGGCTGAGAACTGGCTTTGCGATCCTAACTCCCACCTGTCTGCCCTCAGCCCTGTCCTGTCCTCAAGATCCAGGGGCGAACTGTGTGTGCGGGTGGGTGCCAGTGAccgtggggtgggggagcaggcaGCTGAGTCCCACTCTGTCCCCCACTCAGCCTGGTGCCTGCTGAGCCGTGCCGGAAGGACGGAGCTTGCCTCCTGCTCACGGTGCTGGACCATGACACGCTGGGGGCTGATGACTTGGAAGGGGAGGCCTTTCTGCCACTACGCTCAGTGCCGGGCCTGACTGGGACGGAGGAGCCTGGCGAGGTGCCTCAGACCCgtctgcccctcacctacccTGCGCCCAACGGTAGGCCTGAGCCCCAGGGCAGACAGAGGCTGTGAGGCTTCGGGTGCGGGGCCAGGCCCAGCACTGggggtgcaggggaagggcagcctGTAAAACCTCAGGCAGTGGCCCCCAGGGAAGCAAATGAAGTCGGGGTCAGAGAAATCCCTCCTTGGGGGTGGAAGCCAGTGGAGTCTGCGTGGTGGCTCGTGCTGAGTAGATAGCTCAGTCTAATCAAGAGACCAGGGAAATTTGTTAGCCCAAGTGTGGTGGGACCCTCTAGTGGAGGAAGGTCACTAACAGGCTTACTTGGGGAGAGGGCCTGAGTGTCTCTGACCAGGGGGCACAGCCCAAGCATCCTCCAGGCTGGATAGTAAGAATAGGTCACATGTCCAAGCACTTAGGAGCCACTTGTAAGCACCTGACGCATGTTAACTCTCAGTCGTACAACCACGCACTGTGGCAGGTGGTATTgctgttttacagataagtaaactgaggcacaaagaggctgACTCCCTAGCCTAAGGTTCTCATGCAAAAGGGCAAGAGTTGCAGCCTGAAGCGCACCTCAGCCTCTTCCAATGCAGTTGGGTCCGTGTCTGTGCCAGTGCGGTTGAGCTAGGGGATGACCTCAGGCTATCTCGTGAGCTTGGCTGGTGTGTGTCCATCGCTAGTTTTCAGGATGGCTGGGGAACGGGTCAGTGCTGTGACCCCCACCACTAGCCAGGCACTGCTTACCCCCACCCCCGGTGCCGCAGGCTGACCCCCAAACGCCTCTCTTCGCAGGGGATCCTATCCTGCAGCTGCTGGAGAGCCGGAAGGGTGATCGGGAGGCCCAGGTGTTTGTGAGGCTGCGGAGGCAGCGAGCCAAGCAGGCCTCCCAGCATGCCCCAAAGCCAGGGCGGTAGCAgtggaggttggggagggggccgGGTGCCTGCAAGATCTGGGTTCTCCCCACCAGCCTGGCCTAACAGTCCGCAAGGGCCCTGCAAGTCTGGGGAACCCTGGTGTGCGGAAGGCCCAGTGTGTGGATCCTCTCTGGTCCTCCCACCAGAGGGGCCCGGGGCCCCTGTGGTATTTAtactccctccccctgcctccagccctggcCTCAGCATTCTCTACCAAATTTCAGcaccagggggagggggcagctgtcTGCATCTCTGGCCCTCGCTCTCCTGTTGGGGAAGTGCTGCTCTGGCAGAGCTGCCTCCCTGCGTTTCTGGCCTGCCTATTCCAgtcactggggtggggggctgggctcCCTGGGGCCTGCTCTTTAGCTCTCCTTCCCTGGTTCACTGGGGCTGGGGCTACCGCTGCCCTGAGAGGGAGCCTGGCTCCTCTCCTGAGGCGGCTACTGGGAACCTTCTGGCTCTGAAGAGGTGAGAACTGGCAGGCAGTGGGGCTGGCATAGAGGAGCAGGAAGGACAGCTTGGCCAACTGTGTCTACTGTGGACCCCTCCCTGGGACAGTTACCTGCCATGTAGAAACTTtcttagcaaaaataaaaaaccaaaaacaattcaTTGTCCTCTAAGGAACTATGCTGTTGCCCTGCATCGGGGTCCAGGAGATTACAGTGAGGCCCTGCAATCCCCTTCCTCAGCCTTCAGGAGACCTTGAGCTGTCCCCCCACCTGTGGCCCACTCGGCCCCTCACTTCACCTTGTACAGTAGGGAGATGTGGGAGTAACTGATGTTCAAACAAAACACTACCAGGCATATCCGTGTGTGCGGTTGCCGCCTAGCACAAGGGCCTGATGCTCCCAAGGGGAGCACCATAAGTGGGGGTCTCCCAGGAGTTCAGTTGTGTGTCTATTCAAGGGCTGAGAGGAACGGAGTTGCAGCCTGgcctgggggggggcgggaagtgGCCCCTATGCTGAGAGAGCCCAAGGCCGGGTTGTCAtatctagctgtgtgaccctctCTGAGCCCACACAAGTATGATGGGGGAGGGTGGTGAAGGGGGTCAGTCGAGATCATCCAAGGCTCCTTTCAGCTCTGAACCTGAGATCCATACAGACAGCCCAGTAGCTGTGTTTCTTCACAGCTACCTACTAGGCCAGCTAAGAGCAGGGGGAGGAAAGAGGTGGCTCAAAGGCTGGGACCCTCAACCTTCCTTTTAGTGCTTTTGAGAGAAGACAGTTCTCCTCCTCTGAGAAACTACGAGGGGCCCTGTTGTGTTTTGCAAAACAGTAAGTGAATGGGTCCCAGCTGATGGGGCATAAGCTCTTTCTATAACCCAGGTGGGGCTGGATCTCCCTCACCCTCATGTAAACAAGCTACCACTGTtaagttcatattttatttccaatagGTTTGGAGCtttgttgatttttgcattttcgtaaaaaaaaaaaaaagttttcacttaATTCATTGAAAGCCCTTTCGTGCTG is drawn from Panthera uncia isolate 11264 chromosome E1, Puncia_PCG_1.0, whole genome shotgun sequence and contains these coding sequences:
- the UNC13D gene encoding protein unc-13 homolog D isoform X1 → MATHLSQSQRRPPLLRQAIKIRRRRVRDLQDPLPRTAQEIEPPSHHFSPEERALLYEEALYTILHRLGQPEPNHVTEASELLRYLQEAFHMGPEEHQQLLQKVQKLEKPIFCLKATVKQAKGILGKDVSGFSDPYCLLGIEQGVGAPGGSPGSRHRQKAVVRHTIPEEQTHRTQVITQTLNPVWEETFILEFEDISNSSFHLDMWDLDTVESVRQKLGELTDLHGLRRIFKEARKDKGQDDFLGNVVLRLQDLRCQEDQWYPLEPCTETYPDRGQCHLQFQLIHKRRATVASRSQPSYTVHLHLLQQLVSHEVTQHQAGSTSWDGSLSPQAATILFLHATQKDLSDFHQSLAQWLAYSRLYQSLEFPSSCLLHPITSIEYQWIQGRLKAEQQEELAASFRNLLAYGLSLIRRFRSVFPLSVPDSPARLQSLLRVLVQMCKMKAFRELCPDSAPLPRLVTEALRTGTVEWFHLKQQHHQPMVQGMLQAGKALLSLVQDIVGDLHQCQRTWNKIFQNALKVNLFSVAFLELQWLVAKRVQDHTAAVAGSAMSPEVGESLFQLYVSLKELCQLAPVPAERDGVLALDGFHRWFQPAVPSWLQKTYSVALARVQRAVQMDELVPLGELTKHSTSAVDLSTCFAQISHTARQLDWPDPEEAFMITVKFVEDTCRLALVYCSLIKTRARELSAGQKDQGQAANMLCVVVNDMEQLRLVIGKLPTQLAWEALEQRVGAVLEQGQLQNTLHAQLQGALAGLGHEIRTGVRTLAEQLEVGIAKHIQKLVTVKESVLPEDAILPLMKFLEVKLCYMNANLVQENFNSLLTLLWTHTLTVLVEVAASQRSCPLASSRLKIALQNLEVCFYAEGCGLPPEALHTATFQALQKDLELQAASSRELIQKYFCSRIQQQAEAASEELGAVTVKVSYRASEQKLRVELLSASSLLPLDSNGSSDPFVQLTLEPRHEFPELAPRETQKHKKDLHPLFDETFEFLVPAEPCRKDGACLLLTVLDHDTLGADDLEGEAFLPLRSVPGLTGTEEPGEVPQTRLPLTYPAPNGDPILQLLESRKGDREAQVFVRLRRQRAKQASQHAPKPGR
- the UNC13D gene encoding protein unc-13 homolog D isoform X2, yielding MDFSRGQPGDQEGGPGPGLPGGLLWEQIEPPSHHFSPEERALLYEEALYTILHRLGQPEPNHVTEASELLRYLQEAFHMGPEEHQQLLQKVQKLEKPIFCLKATVKQAKGILGKDVSGFSDPYCLLGIEQGVGAPGGSPGSRHRQKAVVRHTIPEEQTHRTQVITQTLNPVWEETFILEFEDISNSSFHLDMWDLDTVESVRQKLGELTDLHGLRRIFKEARKDKGQDDFLGNVVLRLQDLRCQEDQWYPLEPCTETYPDRGQCHLQFQLIHKRRATVASRSQPSYTVHLHLLQQLVSHEVTQHQAGSTSWDGSLSPQAATILFLHATQKDLSDFHQSLAQWLAYSRLYQSLEFPSSCLLHPITSIEYQWIQGRLKAEQQEELAASFRNLLAYGLSLIRRFRSVFPLSVPDSPARLQSLLRVLVQMCKMKAFRELCPDSAPLPRLVTEALRTGTVEWFHLKQQHHQPMVQGMLQAGKALLSLVQDIVGDLHQCQRTWNKIFQNALKVNLFSVAFLELQWLVAKRVQDHTAAVAGSAMSPEVGESLFQLYVSLKELCQLAPVPAERDGVLALDGFHRWFQPAVPSWLQKTYSVALARVQRAVQMDELVPLGELTKHSTSAVDLSTCFAQISHTARQLDWPDPEEAFMITVKFVEDTCRLALVYCSLIKTRARELSAGQKDQGQAANMLCVVVNDMEQLRLVIGKLPTQLAWEALEQRVGAVLEQGQLQNTLHAQLQGALAGLGHEIRTGVRTLAEQLEVGIAKHIQKLVTVKESVLPEDAILPLMKFLEVKLCYMNANLVQENFNSLLTLLWTHTLTVLVEVAASQRSCPLASSRLKIALQNLEVCFYAEGCGLPPEALHTATFQALQKDLELQAASSRELIQKYFCSRIQQQAEAASEELGAVTVKVSYRASEQKLRVELLSASSLLPLDSNGSSDPFVQLTLEPRHEFPELAPRETQKHKKDLHPLFDETFEFLVPAEPCRKDGACLLLTVLDHDTLGADDLEGEAFLPLRSVPGLTGTEEPGEVPQTRLPLTYPAPNGDPILQLLESRKGDREAQVFVRLRRQRAKQASQHAPKPGR